One Calidithermus timidus DSM 17022 genomic window, GGGGGAAATCAGCTATGAGTCGGAGTTTTACGACTACGAGACCAAGTACACCGACGGCCTGGCCAAGCTGCACATCCCCGCCCACATTCCGCAGGCGCTTTCCCGGCAAATCCGCGACATAGCGGTCGAAGCTTACCGGGTGCTGGGAATACGTGGGCTCGCCCGTGCCGATTTCTTCCTCGCTAAGGACGGCACGCTCTACCTCAACGAGTTCAACACCATGCCCGGCTTCACCCCCACCAGCATGTACCCCAAGCTCTGGCAGGCCGCGGGGCTCCCCTACCCCGAGTTGCTCGACCGCCTGGTGCGGCTGGCACTGGAATGATGGGCATACCGACTTGGTAGGGCGGGGTATACTCACATCGCTATGAAAATCGTGCGTTTTAACGAGGGCTGCTGGGGAGTTCTGGAAGGTGAAACCATCCACGAGACCGATGTGCCCGGTGGCAACCCCACCGGGCGCGAGTTCGACCTGGGAGCGGTGACCTTGCGGGTGCCCGTCACCCCCAGCAAGATCGTCTGCGTGGGCCGCAACTACCTCGACCATATCCGCGAGATGGGCCACGACAAGGCCGATTTACCCACCGAACCCGGCCTTTTCCTCAAGGGCCTCAACACCCTGGCCGATCCAGCTAACCCGGCACGGCCCCACGACTCCGGCGACGCGGTGCCCTATCCTCCCTTCACCAAGTCGCTGCATTACGAGGGCGAGCTGGCGGTGGTCATCGGGGATCGCATGAAGAACGTCGGTGAAGCAGACGCCCTCAACCACGTCCTCGGCTACACCTGTGCCCTGGATGTCACCGCCCGCGACGTACAGCGAACCGACTTGCAGTGGGTGCGGGCCAAGTCCTCTGACAAGTTCCTGCCCATCGGGCCCTGGGTCGTCACCACCCTGAACCCCCAGGACACCGTGCTGCGTACCTACGTCAACGGCGAGTTGCGGCAGGAAGCCCACACCAGCTTGATGATCTTCCCCGTTGCCCACGTGCTTTCCTACATCAGCCAGTTCATGACCCTCGAGCCCGGCGACGTGGTGCTCACCGGCACCCCCGAGGGCGTAGGCGAACTCAAGCCCGGCGACGAAGTTGAGGTAGCCATCGAGGGAATCGGCACCCTGCACACCCGTATCGCCTGAACGCTTCACCCCTGCACACCGGTGGCTCACCCATTTGACAGGAGCCTGCTATACCATGGGGCATGGTTCGGGAACCTTTTAACGCCTACTCCCATGCCGCCGGAGCGGTGCTCGCACTGCTGGGCACGGTGATTCTGCTGGTGCTGTCGGGAAGCGATGTGGCCAAGGTTGCAGGCGCGCTGATCTTCGGCCTCTCGATGATCCTGATGTACACCAGCAGCACCCTCTACCACGCGCTCGAGGTTTCCGAACGTGCCCTGCTGGCCCTGCGCAAGCTCGACCACGCGGCGATCTTTCTGTTCATCGCCGGGAGCTATACCCCGGTGGCGCTCAGCGCCCTCGAGCCCTCCCTGCGCCCACTGCTGCTGGGCCTGGTTTGGGGGCTGGCGGCTGTGGGCATCGTCCTTAAGATCTTCACCCTCAAGATCCCGCGCTGGCTCAACACCCTCAGCTACATCGGGCTGGGCTGGCTGGCAGTCTTCTTCTTGCCCAAGCTCTCTCTGGGCCCCTGGGCGCTGGCCTGGCTCATCCTGGGCGGCTTGGCCTATAGCCTGGGAGCCATCACCTACGCCACCAAATGGCCCAACCCCTGGCCCCGGCTGGTGGGCTTCCACGGCCTGTGGCACCTGTGGGTGCTGCTGGGCAGCATCGGGATGTACCTGCTGGTGCTCACGCTCTACTTAGGCTGAGGCAAGGAGGGCAATCCCCTACGGAATTCACCGATAGCTAAGGGCAAAATGCAAAACACCCAAAGGCGCGATCCCATGGCGCCTTGCGTCTGGTGTTATACCAGATTCGGTTAGTTCGTCACCGTTCGGTGACGCCGCCCCGCCCTGGCGGGGCGGCCGACCGTCAGGGAGGGGTGTGCTCTGGGATTCAAAGAGATAGCCTCTGAAGGTCTTTGGTTTGGGTGATTATCTTTTTGAATCCGGTATCAGAGTGCAAATACGCCACATGAAAACGAGCGGCAATGATAGCTTGCGGATGGAGGAGTTCGATTACCGTTGATCACCCCCGCCGACCGCCTGATCTTTCACTCTCGCCTCGCCCCCTGGAGGGAGCGCGGCTATCTGTTTTACGTCAGGCTCGAGGTCGGCAGCATCCACGACGCCCGCGATATCTACATCATCTATGGCTACCTCGAGGGGCGATATATGGCCTGGGGCATGGGGGCCTCGCTGGCCGCCGCCGTGGAGGACATCGCTGGCAAGCTCGAGTGCCCGGTGCCCGAGCCTGGATGAAGCTGGTGCCGGGGATGGGACTCGAACCCACACGCCCTTGCGGGCAACGGATTTTAAGTCCGTAGCGTCTACCATTCCGCCACCCCGGCGTAGAGCAATGGGTATTGTACGGGCTCGAGCCCTCGCCGCCAAGAGAACGGGGCACTGCTCAAGGGCCTAGCAGGTTGCCCGCTTCAAAGCTGAGCTGCGGGGGTACCTGCAAGGCGTAGTCCCTGCTGGCTTCACCCCCGTCGCACAGCCCGTTTGCCGAGTCATCCCGGCAGACCCTGAGGGTGTAGGCCCCGGCCAGGACGTAGCTCGAGAAGCGGCCATCGGCGTCGGCGAGCAGGGGGTGTGGGCTGGGCCCTTGCAGCGTGGCCGCCAGGGGGCCGGGCGGTAGGTTCAGGCCCAGCGCGGTGGGCAAACTGAGGAAACCGTAGCCGTAGGCGTCGTCGCGGCCAGGGGTCCCCAGGTCGGTCAGGCGGGTTTTGAGGCGTTCCCAGGCTGCCGTAGGGGTTAGGGTGGGATCGCTCGACAGCAGCAGTGCCAGCGCGGCGCTGGCCTGCGGGGCGGCCTGCGAAGTGCCCATGTAAAAGGCGTAGTTGGGGCGACCTACCACCTTCTGGTTAGCGTCTTTGAAGGTGAAATCCCAGGTGGTGGAGAGGATCCCCCCAGCCGCGCCGCCACGGGTGTCGCCGCCAGGAGCGCTGAGTGTAACCGCCTTGTTCTGCTGGCTGTAGAAGGTAGGGCGGTAGTTCAGGTCGGTGGCCCCAACCCCCAGCGCTCCGGGGCAGGAAGCGGGGTAGAAGGGCGCGCCGGGATTCACGTCCTGGTAGTTGCCCGCCGCCGCCACCACCAACACGCCCTGCTGGAGGGCCTCGCTCACCGCGTCGCACAAAGCTTGCGAGTACTGAAGGCTGCCCAGCGAGAGGTTGATCACGCTGGCCGGCTGGGGGAGCTGCAAGGTTTGGCCCTGCCACCGTACGGTCAGGCCCGCCGCATAACGGATCGCCGTTGCCACCGCCTCAAAGGTTCCGTTGCCCCCCGCGTCCAGCACCCGGATCGGCAGCACCCGTACCGGCGCTGCCCAGGCCGCGCCCACCGTACCGCTCTGCGAGCAAACTGGCTGACTGTCCTCGTAGCACTGCGGGGGTAGGGTGTTGGCCCCGCTGCGGGCCGTCACGATGCCGCTGACGTGGGTGCCGTGGCTGCCCGCAGTGGGATTCAGGGTGTCGCCAGGGTCGGTGGGGTCGGGGTCGCCGTCTACGAAGTCGTAAGCTCCCTCGCCCGGCAATACCAGCCGTCCAGCCAGGTCGGGGTGGTCGTAGCGCACACCGGTATCCACCACGGCTACCGTCACGGGCCGAGCAAAGCTGCCCAGGTAGGCAAAGCGGGTCCCCGTCGAGCGCAGATACCACTGCTGAGGGTACAGTTCGTCGGTGGGCTCACCCTGGGCCTGCACCCAGCCGTTGGGCTCAGCCCACTCCACGCCGGGGCTGGCGCGCAGGCGCTCGAGCAGGCCGGGGTCGCTCGAGCGCAGCTTGCCCATGCGGGCGCGGGGATCGAAATTGAGCAGCCGCTGGCCGTCGAGCAGCGGGCGCTGGCCGGACCTGAGCTTGACCAGGATCTCTCCCGTCGGAGCCGGAAGGGAGCGGGGACGCAGCCCCACCCCCGGTAACCGGCTTTCCCCCAACGCCGGAGCTTCGACCAGGCGTCCTGTCAGTCGCACCTGCGGCTGAAAGAAGCGAATGGTTGCCTTCAGGTCGCCGCTCAGCCGGTAGGTGGTTTCGGCCAGGGATGCCTCGGGCAGGCGGTCGCCTCGAGCCCGCAGCCGGATCTGCGCAGGCCCCAGGCCCTTGTTGGGGGTCAGCTCGAGCCAGCTCGAGGGCTCGACGGGTAAGAGTTCCCACGCGGCATTGTGGGGAACCCCCAGCCAGAAGCTCCCATCGCCGGAATAGCCCAACTTAATCTCGGAAGGAACGCGTTCACCCCAACTACAAGCCGTGAGTGCCAACAAGAACAGGGCTTTCCAGCGCATCCTCTACAGGATAGCAAGGCAAAGGGACGTCAGCACTGGAGAGGAAATGAAGGAGGGCGGGCACGGGAGCCTGCCCCTACAAAAGGCGTCATACCGGATTCAAAAAGATACTCTTCAAAACCAAAACCCAGAGGCTATCTTTTTGAATCCCAGAGCACACCCCTCCCTGACGGTCGGCGAAGCAAGCGTATCCCTTCGGTCGACCGCCCCGCCAAGGCGGGGCGGCGTCACCGAATGGTGACGAACTAACCGAATCTGGTATCAGGCGTAAACGATGCTTAGCTCCCCGCCACCCCCACCCGCCGCCACTCCAGGTAGCGCTCGAGCACGAACAGCACCAGGGCCAAAGCCACCAGCAAGGAGCGCAGCTCAAGGGCTTTGCGCTGGGGCAGAGCGCTAAGCTCGGCGAGATCGCTCAGCAGGCGGCCCCCACTGGCCTCGGCCAGGGCGCGCAGCTTGGCCCTGCCGTCCTCGAGCCGCCACTCCGGCAGGGCGGGCAAGGTGAGGCTCAGGCGCGGCACCCCCGCCTCGAGCACCGCCGCCTCGCCCCGGGCCCCGTAGGGCAGGCGAGCCTCGTAACGCAGGGGGCCTATCGGCAGGAAGTCCTGAGTCTTTCCGGCGTAGCGCAAGGCCGGGCGCTCGAACTGGCCCTCGAGCAGCACCCGCACCCCCTCCTCGCCTCGCGTCGCCTGCACGCGGGGGCGGGCCGGGGTCTGGGAGAGCCAGCGCAGCAAGCTACCCAGAAAGCCGCTCGCTCCCCTCCAGTCCTTCCAAGAGCGCGAGAGGTCGGTAGCCAGCGCCGCCACCCGCCCGCGCCCACTCTCTCCCACCGCCAACACCGCGCCCTCCTGGGCATAGAGCAAGCCGCTGGCCCAGGGACGGGCCTTGGCCGGTAGGACCACCGAGAGGGGCGGAGGCTGGAGGTCGCGGGTCAGGGGATGGGGCCGGGTAACCAGGGCGAAGCTACCCTCCAGCGCCTCACGCCGGAACTGCCGCTGGGCTTCCTCGAGGAAGAAGCGGGGCAGGTCGCCGGGGCTGGGCACGTACCAGAAGCTCCCGCCCCCCTGCTGGGCAAGCTCGCGTAGGAAGCCTTGGTCGGCGTCGGCACCCAGCGCCACGCTGCTGGTGAAGATCTTGCGCTGCTGGCCCTGCGCAGCGGCGTTCAGCACGGGCTGGATGGGATCGGCCACCTGTCCGTCGGTCATGACCAGGATGCGCTTGTCCTCGACCGGGAGCGGCTCTAAGGCCCTGACTGCCTCGGTGTAGGCTCCCCCGATCAGGGTGCCCCCGCCGGCCCTGGCCGCCAGCAGCAGGCTCTCGGCCGCCTTACGCCCCTGCGGGGTCATGCGGCGGGGTCGGAAAACCCAGCGGTAATTACTGGAGAAGGCCACCACCCCCACGTAATCCTGCTCCCGGGCCGAGCGGATCAGCTCGAGCGCCCCCGTCACCGCCAGCTCCAGCTTGTCGTCTTGGAGCATGCTCCCCGAGACGTCGAGCACCAGCACCAGCCCCACCCCGCCGTCGTGCTCCAGGGGCTCCAGCGGGATGGCCTCGGAGAGCGAGCTGCGCTCCCAGCCCCCGAAAAATAGCCCCCTGGGGGTAGCCGTCCACAGCAGGCTCCCACCTTGGTTCAAGAAGTCTTGCAGCGCGTCGATCTCGGCCTCGCTGAGGTCGCGGGCGCTCACCCCGAGGGCCACCACGTCGGCCTGGATGGGCAGCTCAACCCGACTGCGGCGCTCGACCGCGAAGCCTTGGACCTCGAGGTAACGCGCCAGGGCCTCGTCTCCCAACACCCACACCCGTAGCTTGTCGGCAGGGCTGACCTGGACCTGGGCACTATCTTGGCCCAAGCTGCTCTCGACGCGGGCCCGCACGGTGGCGGGGCGCTCGAGGGCGAAGCGGTAGCCGAAGCTCTGCCGCCCGGCCTTCACCTGGACCTGCCGCTCCTGCCGCCCTGCCGGGCCCTCGATCAGCAAGTGGGCGGTGGTGTCGGCGGTAGACTCCAGCAACACCCGCACCTCTACGGTCTCCCCGTGCACGGGGTAGGTTGGAGGCAGCAGGCTCAGCGAAATCCTGGGGCTGGGCGCAATCCAGAAGGCGTATATCGGGGTCGGGACGGGCAATACCTCGCCTTGGGACAGGCCGTCGGAGAGCAGCACGATGCGGTCGGGCTCGAGCCGCTGGGCTTCCAGCAGGGCCGCGTTGATGTCGGTGCCCTCACCCAAATCCTCTCGGCGCGCGGTGGCCGAGGCGACCTCTTGGACCCGCTCGGCAAAGGCCAGATAGCGCACATGACGATTCCCTTCGGGACGGAGCCTGCTCCGTGCACCGATGGGCAGCTGTGGGAGGGTGCCGACCACCCGCGCGACCCCTTCGCGGGCCGAGGGGCTCTGGTCGAGCAGCACCACCGTGCGCACCGTCTGCAAGGGCAAGCTGGGCCCCAGAAAGGCCAGCAACAGCAGGGCGATCACCGCACAACGCAGCCACAGCACGGTTCCATTATGGGTGTCCGGAGAGGGAAAAACTGCGAATGCAATCGCATTACAAGGCGCCATGGGGTCGCGCCTTTGCTGTCGGCGACCGCCCTTTTTCTCCCCGACGCTTAATACACCGTCGCATAGGCGCTGTACTTACAACCCCGCCTTTTCAGGCAGTGAAGGGCCGCTCGGCCCCCGACGATGCCGGTACTCAGGGGTATTTCTCTGGTGGACGCGGAGGGAGTCGAACCCTCGTCCGAAGATCCCTACGACAGGCCTCTACGTGTGTAGTCGGTGTTTGGGTGTCGCTCGAGCTTTCCCCACCGACAGGGGTCTCGAGCCAAGCTTCGTAAGGTTTCGCCTACGCTACGATGCCTTGCTTCGGCTAGCCGACTTCAGGTCGTTCACTCCAGCGAACCATCGGCTGGGTTTCTGGCGAACGTCGCTGGCTTACGCAGCGAGGGCAAGCTTGTTAGGCTTGGCAGTTTTTGTTTCGCCGGGTTTTACGAGGCCACCGGCCACCTCGACACGCAGCCTTGCTTTCGCGAATCCCCGTCGAAGCCGGGACGCGCCCAAGCAGGCAAATTGCAGTGTAGCAGAAAGGTTGGAAGGGGGCAAGGGGTGCTTCTTTGACCGAGCATCGGTTCCTTTGGGCCTCAGGCCTCGAACGTTATATTCTATTCCTCATGAACGAGAAGAAGAGGGGTCTGGATGACCTGCTGTCCGACCTGGGCATCGGGGAAAGTGAGGCGCCACCTGCCACCGTACTCAAAGAGGAGGAGGCGGTCGGGGTAGTGACCCCCAATCCCGCAGGCGAAAGTGACCCTAAGCGTGCGCTGGAGAACTTCATGGTAGGGCTGCTGCTCAGGCTCGACCCGGCCTACTCCTTGGATGTGCGCCAGGAAGGTGAATTGCTGCGGGTAGAAGTGCTGGGCGGGGACTTGGGACGCTTCATCGGGAAAGAGGGTCGCACGCTGAAGTCGGTGGAATTCATCGCCAACGCTTACATGGCCAAGCAGTTCGGCGGAGCTTATAGGGTAATCCTGGACGCCGCCGGCTACCGCAAGCGGCAGGAGGAACGCATCAAGCGCATGGCCCAAGACGCGGTGCTTCAGGTCGAGGTAAGCGGCCAGCCGGTGGAATTGCCCCCCATGCGGGCCAGCGAGCGCCGGATCATCCACCTGATGTTCAAGCAGCACCCCAAGGTGACGACCACATCCTACGGCGAGGGTGAGGAGCGGCACGTGGTGATTCTGCCCCGCGAACCCAACGCGCCCCCGCCGCCCGAGGAAGACGAGGCCGATACCAAGTAGGGTGACCGTAGCAGCTACGATATGGCGACCCTCGAGCGCTCTAGCGCCTGGGCGAACGCCGCCGCTGCTTGCTCGATCTCGGCCTCGGTGGTGTAGCGTCCCAGGCTGAAGCGCACCGAGGCCTTGGCCTGCGGCTTGCTGCGGCCAATGGCGGTGAGGACGTGGGAGGGCTCGAGGCTCCCCGCAGCGCAGGCCGAGCCCGAGGAAACCGCCACACCCATGAGGTCGAGGTTCAGGAGCAACCCCTCCCCATCGGCTCCCAAAGCCGTGACGTTGACGTGCTTGGGGCTGCGCAGGGTGGGGTGCCCGTTGAGTTCGACGCCGGGGAGGGCCAGTAGCGCGCCCTCGAGCCGCTCCCGCAGGGTGAGCAGCCGGGAGGTCTCTTGGGGCAGCTGGGCTACGGCGCGCTCGAGGGCCAACCCCAGGCCGTAGATGGCGGGCAGGTTCTCGGTGCCGCCCCGCAAACCCTGCTCCTGCTTGCCGGGTGCTATGGGAAAGAGCTCGAGCCCCTTGCGCACGTACAGCGCGCCAGCACCCTTGGGACCGTAGAACTTGTGGGCGGCCAGCGAGAGCAGGTCTGCAGCGAGTTCCCGCACGTCGAGGGGGATGGTCCCGGCAGCCTGCACCGCGTCGGTGTGGAAGAGCACGCCCCTAGCCCGGCAGACCCCGGCGATCTCACGCACCGGGTAGACGGTGCCGAGTTCGTTGTTGACGCTCATGATGCTGACCAGGATGGTCTCAGGGCGCAAAGCCTCGGCCACCTGCTCGGGGTAGATCATCCCGGTGCGGGGTTCGGGGGCCAGGTAGGTGACCGCGTAACCCAGGCGCTCGAGGCCCTTCATCGCGGTGAGCACCGCCGAATGCTCGATCTGGCTGGTGACGAGGTGGCCCCTGCCCTTCGCCAGGGCGACGCCGTAGATGGCCAGCGCGTCCGACTCGGTGCCGCCGGAGGTGAAGATGATCTCGCGGGGTCGGGCGCCGATGGCGCGGGCCACGCGCTCGTGGGACTCCTCGAGCAACGCTTTAGCCTCGCGCCCGGCGGCATGCACCGAGCTGGGGTTGCCCCAGGCGGCAAAAGCCCGCTCCATCGCGGCCTTCACTTCGCCGTCGAGCGGGGTGGTGGCGGCGTAGTCGAGGTAGATCATCAGACCACTGGGTTCTGGGGCGGGATGTAGCCGGCAGGCTCGAGCTGCACCAGCTTGCGGGCCTCGATGAGCTTGCGTTCCTCCACCAGATCCTTGAGGCTGGTGCCGCCCAACACCCCTCGCATGGCCAAGTCCACCCTCTTCCACAGGGCCTCGGTCGAGCAGGAGCCGGTCTGCCAGCAGGACTCGGGGTCATCCAAGCAGCTCACCGGCACGAGGCTGCCCTCCAGGGCCTCGACGACCTCGAGGGCGGTGATCTTGTCCATAGGGCGGGCCAGCCTGTAACCCCCCCTGGCTCCGCGCACGCTGCGGATGAAGTTGCTGCGACGAAGCTGCGCGGCGATCTGCTCGAGGTAGTGCTGGCTGATGCCCTGGGCATCGGCCACCTCCTTCAACGGCACCGCCGCCGGGGCCCTGAGCCCGATCTCCACGAGCGCCCGCAGGCCATACTGTGCTTTGGTGGAAACCCACATACCGCGAGTCTAAACCCGTATAACTAACCCGACAATGGGGGCATTTACTTTTGGCGCAACAGCGAGGCCAGCAGGAACAGCCCGACCTGCATGAGCACGATGGTCGCGCCACTGGGAGTGTCGAGGTGGTAAGAGAGGAGGAGTCCCAGCAGCGAGGTCGCAACGCCGATGAGCACCGCCCACAGGGTCATGCGGGCAAAGGTGGGGCTCAGCATCCTCGAGGTAGCCGCCGGGATCACCAAAAAAGCCGCGATCAGCACGATGCCCACCACCTTGACCGACATCACCGTGACCACCGCGATCAGCGCCGCCATCAGGTAGTCCTGGCGCAGTACCGGCAACCGGTCGGCCAGGGCCAGCTCGCGCTCGAAGGTAGCGTAGGCCCAGCGGCCCCACAGCGGCAGGAGCAGGAGCGTCAGAACACCCAGGATCACCACGGCCAACAGGTCAGGCCAGGCAACGGTGAGGATCGAGCCGAAGATGTACGACAGCGCGTCGGCGGTATAGCCCTGACGCATGGACATGAACAACACCCCCAGGGCCACCGAAAAGGCGAAGAAGACCCCGATGGTGGTATCTTCCCCCAAGCTAGTGCGCTCGCGCACCCAGGTGATGGCCAGGGCCACCGCCACGGCGAAGGGCACCGCGACGTAAAGGGGCTGGATGCCCAGCAACAACCCCAGCGCCACGCCCGCGAAAGCCGCATGGGCCAGCCCGTCGCCCAGAAAAGAAAGCCTCCGCTGCACGATGAAAACCCCGAGGTAGCTGGCGATAGCCCCGACCAGCACCCCAGCCATCAGGGCGCGCTGCATGAAGGGCAGTTGCAAAGCCTCGAGCATGGTCTTCCCTCCTAGCAGATCACCGGGGCGTCATGGGCGTGTCCCACGTGCCCGAAGGCCCGGCTCAGGCATTCGTGGCGCAGGGCGAGGCTGGGTGAGTCGAAGGCGATGACGGTGCGGTTGAGCAGCAGCACGTGCGAGGCATGGTGGCTGGCCGCCTCCCAGTCGTGGGTGATCATGAGGATGGTAGCTCCGGATTGCCGCTGATAGGCCTCGAGGTGCCGGTACAGATCGGCTTCGCCCACCGCGTCCACGCCGGTCGCGGGCTCGTCGAGCATGAGCAATTTGGGCTGACGCACCAGGCTGCGGGCCAGGTACACCCGCTGCAACTCCCCCCCCGAAAGCCGCCCTAGGCGGCGCTCGGCCAGGTGGGCTGCCCCGACCTGCGCCAAAGCCGCCAGCGCCACCTCGCGTTCCTTAGGAGCAATGCGAAAGGGCCAGGCCCGACGCAGGCCGCAGACCACCACCTCGAGGGCCAGCGCCGGGAAGCTACGGTCGAAGCTCTTGACCTGCGGCACGTACCCCACCCAGCCCGCTGGGAGGGCCTTGGGGACCTGCCCGAAGACCTCGGCCCGGCCCGTGAGACGGGCCTCCCCGTCACGCAGGTTGCCGGGGTCCAGGCCCAACAGAACCTTGAGCAGGGTGCTCTTGCCCGCCCCATTGGGACCGACGATGGCCACGAAGGAGCCCTGAGGGATCTCGAGGTTGATGCCGTAAAGCGCCCGGAAATCGCCAAAGCGCACGCCGAGGTCGTAGGTCTGCACCGCCAGTGCGCCCATAACACCTGATAATACGCTATCAATAGCGCCGGGCGGAAGTGAGCGCGGTTACCTCATCCTACGCTGCACGCAAGACACCTTACCCCTATAACTCCGAAGCTGCTACTCTCCCGCCTTCAGCTTTTCGACCACGGTGCGGTCTTCCAGGGTGCTGGTGTCGCCCTTGATGTCGGTTTCGCCCGCGGCGATCTGTCGCAGCAATCGGCGCATGATCTTACCACTTCGGGTCTTGGGCAGCGCATCGGTAAAGCGGATCTCGTCGGGGCGGGCGATCGCGCCGATGACCTTGACCACGTGGGCCTTGAGCTCGTTCTTCAGGGCCTCAGAGCCGCTGTGCCCGGCCTTGAGGGTCACGAAGGCCACGATGCCTTCGCCCTTGATGGGGTCGGGTTTGCCCACCACGGCACTCTCGGCTACAGCGGGATGGGATACCAGCGCGCTCTCGACCTCCATGGTGCCCAGGCGGTGGCCGGAGACGTTGAGCACGTCGTCCACCCGGCCCATGATCAGGTAGTAGCCCTCGGCGTCGCGCCGGGCTCCGTCGCCGGTGAAGTAGTTGCCGGGATACTGGCTCCAGTACTGGTTGACATAGCGCTGAGGGTCACCCCACACCGTACGCAGCATCGCGGGCCAGGGACGGCGGATGATCAGGTGGCCCCCCTCGTCGGGGTTGGAGATGGGCTGGCCCGAGGCGTCCACGATGGCGGGATCGACCCCGAAGAAAGGCTTCCCGGCGTGACCGGGCTTCATGGCGTGGACCCCTGGCAGGGTGGTGATCATGATGCCGCCGGTCTCGGTCTGCCACCAGGTATCCACGATGGGGCAGCGACCCTTGCCGATGACGTTGTAGTACCAAACCCAGGCTTCGGGGTTGATGGGCTCGCCCACCGTACCCAGCAGGCGCAGGCTGCTCAGACGGTACTTCAGGGGCCACTGCTCCCCAGCCTTCATGAAGGCCCGGATGGCGGTGGGGGCGGTGTAGAGAACGCTCACGCCGTGCTTGTCGATGAGCTGCCAGATGCGGCCTGGATCGGGCCAGTTGGGAGCCCCTTCGTACATCACGGTGGTGGCCCCGTTGAGCAGGATGCCGTAGACCACGTAGGAATGGCCGGTGATCCAGCCCACGTCGGCGGTGCAGAAATAGGTGTCCTGCTCTTTCAGGTCGAAGATGTACTTGGCGGTGAGGTAGGTGTAAACCTGGTAGCCGCCGATGGTGTGCAATACCCCCTTGGGCTTACCGGTGGAGCCAGAAGTATAGAGGATAAACAGGGGGTCTTCAGAGTCCATGGGCTCAGCCGGGCATTGATCGGAGGCGTTTTGCATCAGCTCGTGGTACCAGTGGTCGCGACCCGGCTGCATGGAGATGTCCTCGCCCGTGCGACGCACCACCACCACGCTCTT contains:
- the acs gene encoding acetate--CoA ligase, whose protein sequence is MTEKLEAVLKEDRVFEPSAEFRQAARLSDPAQYEAMYRESLDDPEAFWGKVASELHWFKPWERVLEWQAPNARWFVGAQTNIAYNALDRHLTSRRTKAAIVFEGEPGDNQVLTYHDLHREVCKFANVLKGLGVKKGDRVTIYLPMIPEAAIAMLACARIGAIHSVVFGGFSASALADRIKDAQASVLVTADGGWRRGSVVPLKNNADEALADTPSIKSVVVVRRTGEDISMQPGRDHWYHELMQNASDQCPAEPMDSEDPLFILYTSGSTGKPKGVLHTIGGYQVYTYLTAKYIFDLKEQDTYFCTADVGWITGHSYVVYGILLNGATTVMYEGAPNWPDPGRIWQLIDKHGVSVLYTAPTAIRAFMKAGEQWPLKYRLSSLRLLGTVGEPINPEAWVWYYNVIGKGRCPIVDTWWQTETGGIMITTLPGVHAMKPGHAGKPFFGVDPAIVDASGQPISNPDEGGHLIIRRPWPAMLRTVWGDPQRYVNQYWSQYPGNYFTGDGARRDAEGYYLIMGRVDDVLNVSGHRLGTMEVESALVSHPAVAESAVVGKPDPIKGEGIVAFVTLKAGHSGSEALKNELKAHVVKVIGAIARPDEIRFTDALPKTRSGKIMRRLLRQIAAGETDIKGDTSTLEDRTVVEKLKAGE
- a CDS encoding metal ABC transporter ATP-binding protein; its protein translation is MGALAVQTYDLGVRFGDFRALYGINLEIPQGSFVAIVGPNGAGKSTLLKVLLGLDPGNLRDGEARLTGRAEVFGQVPKALPAGWVGYVPQVKSFDRSFPALALEVVVCGLRRAWPFRIAPKEREVALAALAQVGAAHLAERRLGRLSGGELQRVYLARSLVRQPKLLMLDEPATGVDAVGEADLYRHLEAYQRQSGATILMITHDWEAASHHASHVLLLNRTVIAFDSPSLALRHECLSRAFGHVGHAHDAPVIC